The Candidatus Dadabacteria bacterium sequence CCACTCAGGAATCTCTCATTGTTCAAGTCGGTAAAAGTTGAGCGCGGCGGTTATGCCGTTGTCTGGGGCGACAAGGCGGACATAAGCGAACATGAGATATGGGAAAAAGGCGTTGAGTTGGAGGGGTGAAATTTGAGCGTAGCCGCAGCGGA is a genomic window containing:
- a CDS encoding DUF2442 domain-containing protein — encoded protein: MKHPRIKSAKAADGYTLIVEFDNDRRKKYDIAPLLEREMFSPLRNLSLFKSVKVERGGYAVVWGDKADISEHEIWEKGVELEG